The Scomber scombrus chromosome 5, fScoSco1.1, whole genome shotgun sequence genome window below encodes:
- the sptssb gene encoding serine palmitoyltransferase small subunit B, which produces MIFKNFREYLAWLYYQYLLITGIYVLEPWEKSIFNSILFSAIAMVIYTSYVFVPIHVRLALEFFSGICGGQPESTMTLMN; this is translated from the coding sequence ATGATCTTCAAAAATTTTAGGGAGTACCTGGCCTGGCTGTACTACCAGTATCTCCTCATCACGGGCATCTATGTCCTGGAGCCGTGGGAAAAGTCCATCTTTAACTCCATCCTTTTCTCTGCCATCGCCATGGTGATCTACACCTCATATGTCTTTGTGCCCATCCATGTGCGCCTGGCACTGGAGTTTTTCTCTGGGATCTGTGGTGGCCAGCCTGAGAGCACCATGACTCTTATGAACTAG
- the nmd3 gene encoding 60S ribosomal export protein NMD3 — MEYIQAPATSSQGNILCCTCGVPIPPNPANMCVACLRTQVDISEGIPKQVTVHFCKQCERYLQPPTTWMQCALESRELLALCLKKLKGSMTKVRLIDAGFLWTEPHSKRIKMKLTIQKEVMNGAILQQVFVVEFVIQSQMCDDCHRVEAKDFWKAVVQLRQKTAHKKTFYYLEQLILKHKLHQNSLNIKEIHDGIDFYYSTKQHAQKMVDFLQCTVPCRSKTSQRLISHDIHSNTFNYKSTFSIEIVPVCKDNVVCLSPRLAQSLGNMGQVCVCIRVTSTIHIIDPNTLQIAEVDGNTYWRTPFSSLCNPRQLEEFIVMDIDIIRNQKLGAGAGIRSNKHTLAEVWVQKTSEMDTSQQYHCRTFLGHLLNIGDMVLGFDFANSNVNDEYLNKMNPHYIPDVVLIKKSYDRTRRMKRRNWKLQEMPRDREGMDTDDERQYQDFLEDLEEDEALRKNVNIYRDAAKIPVESDTDDDGAPRISLMEMMEELSLSDATGGEGADMMTE; from the exons ATGGAGTACATACAAGCTCCTGCCACAAGCAGCCAGGGGAAtat CCTGTGCTGTACTTGTGGCGTTCCGATTCCTCCAAACCCAGCCAACATGTGCGTGGCCTGTCTGCGTACTCAGGTCGACATATCGGAGGGAATCCCCAAACAGGTCACAGTGCACTTCTGCAAGCAGTGTGAACG GTACTTGCAGCCTCCAACCACCTGGATGCAGTGTGCTCTGGAGTCTAGGGAGCTGCTGGCCCTTTGCCTGAAAAAACTTAAAGGCTCTATGACCAAA GTCCGTCTTATTGACGCTGGCTTCCTGTGGACAGAACCACACTCCAAGAGGATTAAGATGAAATTGACCATCCAGAAAGAG GTGATGAATGGTGCTATCCTACAGCAGGTGTTCGTGGTCGAGTTTGTCATCCAGTCCCAGATGTGTGACGACTGCCACCGTGTGGAGGCCAAGGACTTCTGGAAAGCCGTTGTTCAACTCAGGCAGAAG actGCTCATAAAAAGACTTTCTACTACCTAGAACAGCTGATCCTCAAGCACAAGCTCCATCAGAATTCCCTCAACATCAAAGAAATCCATG acgGGATTGATTTCTACTATAGCACCAAGCAGCACGCTCAGAAGATGGTGGACTTCCTCCAGTGTACCGTGCCCTGCAG gtcAAAGACATCCCAGCGCCTCATCTCTCATGACATCCACTCAAACACCTTCAACTATAAGAGCACCTTCTCTATCGAGATTGTACCTGTCTGCAAG GACAATGTTGTGTGCCTCTCACCACGGCTGGCGCAGAGCCTGGGGAACATGGGTcaagtgtgtgtctgcatcCGTGTCACCAGCACCATCCACATCATCGATCCCAACACCCTGCAGA TTGCCGAGGTGGATGGGAACACATACTGGCGTACCCCTTTCAGCAGTCTCTGTAACCCACGGCAACTGGAGGAGTTCATCGTTATGGACATTGACATCATCAGAAACCAGAAACTGGGTGCTGGAGCTGGCATAAGGTCCAATAAG cacaCCCTGGCTGAGGTGTGGGTTCAGAAAACATCAGAGATGGACACCAGTCAGCAGTATCACTGCCGCACATTCCTGGGCCATCTGCTAAACATAGGAGACATGGTTCTCGG GTTTGACTTCGCCAATTCCAACGTCAATGATGAATACCTGAATAAGATGAACCCCCACTACATTCCTGATGTG GTTCTGATCAAGAAGAGCTATGACCGCACGAGGAGGATGAAGCGCAGGAACTGGAAACTGCAGGAGATGCCCAGAGACCGAGAAGGCATGGACACAGATGATGAGAG ACAATACCAGGACTTCCTGGAGGACCTGGAGGAGGATGAGGCACTGAGGAAGAATGTTAACATCTACAGAG atGCAGCAAAGATTCCAGTGGAGAGTGACACAGATGATGACGGAGCTCCACGTATCTCCCTGATGGAGATGATGGAGGAGCTCAGCCTCTCAGATGCCACAGGAGGAGAGGGTGCCGACATGATGACAGAATAG